The following DNA comes from Corynebacterium atrinae.
TGCGATCGAGTGGATTCTGGGCAGCTACTTCTCTGGCATTTCAGGATGGTGAACTGTGGTTTTCACGGAAACCGCACACACATTGTGCCACTTACCCCACCGGCTAAAACGGCCCAAAAGTCGCGATCAGCCACCCGCCCCTACACCAGCAACGCAATGCCGTAGACCGTGAGAGCTACCGCGACGATGTAGCCGCCGGCCTTCACCGTGAGTTCTTTGTGCTGGCGGAGGTATTCAAATGCCCGACCGAAGGGGCTGTAGGGGTAGGCCCGCACGAGGCCGATGAAGATGGCCGAGACAAACGGCAGGCTGAGTGCCAGGCTGGCGTAGAAGAGCAGGCCGACGTAGCGAACGGCCACGGAGAAGTCTCCGGCCGAGAGGTGTCCCAGCCCGGCAAAGAAGGGCAATGAAGTTGCAGACTGCACGACGCCGAGCACGAAGCCCGCCCCGACTGTCTTGAGGCTTGGGTTTTGTAGCGGCTCGAGGAAACGATTCATCACCTTGGTGTCCACTGACCCTGATCCCCGCAGGGTGAGCACCAAGGTCACCAGACCGACGATGATGAGCACCCAGCCGAAGATGGGGCTCTCCAGGGCGCGGCGGACGAGGTCGCCGAGGCCGTCGAAGATGAGGAGCGTGATTAGGGCGAGGACGAGGACTCCCAGCCAGTCGCCGAAGACGAGGCGGGTGACAATCTGCCGGTAGCGGCCTCCGCGGGGAAGCATGACGCCAAGCGCGACAATGATGCCGATGAGAAGCGCATTGAGCGAATCCATCAGCGCGAATAGTACGGCCTGGAGCATCAGTGTTCACCTTTTAGGGGCTGGGGGTGTGGCGTGGGGACAACTTTAGTAGCGGCGCTTCCGCAAGGCCCACACGGAGCCGACGAGCCCGACGATGGCGAGGACGATCGCGGACGTCACCACGAGGTTGTAGACGAGGAAGATGTCTACTTCGGGGTCTGCCACCGAGTAGGTCACGCTGCCGGAGCGGGCCATGTCCATCCCGACGGACATGGTCACCAGGACCACGAGGGACACGACGAAGGTGCCGAAGAACAGCCAGAACCAGGGGAATTTGTCGATCGTGGAGCACTTGCGCACCATGAGCACTGCTGCGAGCACGCCCGCCACGGCGAAGAGGCTCAGGAGGACCAGCAGCATTATGACAGCGCTCCGACGGTATCGGCGGTCGTGCCGTCGGAGAACTCGAGGTCGGTGAGCACACCCTCGGGGTCGTAGACGGCGACGTCGAATCCTTGCTCGCGGAAGCGCCGCAGGCCTTCCTTGACCATCCGGCGACCGACGAGGTTGAAGGAGGTGACGCGGGAGACGTCGAGAACCATGTCGGTGCCGCCGAGCTTTTGGCTGGTGAGCTCGTAGAGGATGCTCTCGGCGGCGGAGAAGTTGATCGTGCCCTGCAAGCGGATGATGGTGTGGTCGCCGTCGCGGGTGATGGAGCGGATGCCCGGCGCGCTGTAGTAGTCGGAGGACATGAGGTGCATGCCCATGTCCTCGGAGAGGCGCTCGAAGATTTTGACGCCGCGGTGGCTGTTTCCCTGGGCGTCGAGACGCGGCGACAGCGTGGCGATGCCAAGCTGGCCGGGCAGATTACCGATCAGCCCACCGGCGACCCCGGATCTGGCGGGAATACCGACATTCGCCATCCAGCGGCCTGCGCCGTCGTACATGCCTGCGGAGCTCATGACAGCGAGGGTGAGGCGGCAGGTTTTGGGGTCGAGGATCTGCTCGCCGGTGATCGGCTGGGTGCCGCCGTTGGCCAAGGTGGCGGCCATGATCGCCAGGTCGCGGACGGTGACCAGGATGGCGCATTGGCTGGTGTAGCTGGTCACGGCGTCGTGAGCGTCGTCGTGGATAATGTCGTAGCTGCGCAGCATGTGCGCGATGGATAGGTTACGGTCAGCGCCCTCCAGCTCGGAGGAACACAAGCCGGAGTCCATAGTCAGTTCGCGTCCGGCAAGGCGGGAGAAGAGGTCGCGGATCTTCTCCACCCGTTCCTCCACCGTGGAATCCTCGCCGTTGATGAGCTGGTTCACCGCGATGGCACCGGCGTTGATCATGGGGTTGACGGGGCGCTTGTCATTGTCGTCGAGCGAGAGCTCGTTGAACGCTTCGCCGGAAGGTTCCATGCCGACGACCTCCGCGACGGCGTCGGCACCCAGCTCCTGTACGGCGAGGGCGTAGACGAAGGGCTTGGAGATGGATTGGATGGTGAACTCGACGTCGGCGTCACCGGCGGAGTAGACGTGGCCGCTGGTGGTGCAGAAGGCGATCGCCAGGCGGGAGGGGTCGGCAGCGGCGAGTTCGGGAATGTAGGAGGAGACGTCGCCTCCGTCCTGGTCGCGGACGTCGTCAAGAAGATCGGCCAGGTATTCCGGGATGGGCGTCTGCATGACGTAGAGCTTACTTACCCTCACACGATGCCGACTAAGCTGAACCACATGTCCAGCCCAGCCACTGCCCTCATCATCGTCGATGTCCAAAATGATTTCTGCCCGGGCGGGAGCCTCGCCACCGAGCAGGGCGCGGAGGTTGCCCGCCTCATCGCCGAGCACGTCGCGCACCACGGCGAGCGCTACAGCCACATCGTCGCCACGCAGGACTGGCACATCGACCCGGGCAGCCATTTCTCCGAGGACCCCGACTTCGTCGACTCCTGGCCCGTGCACTGCGTGGCAGGCTCCCCCGGCGCCGAACTGCACGAGGCCCTGCACAACACGCTTATCGACGCCCTCTTCCGCAAGGGTGCGTACTCCGCCGCCTACTCCGGCTTCGAAGGAGCCGCCGAAGGCGGCGAAGGATTGGCGCAATGGTTGCGGCAACGGGGCGTCGATAAGCTCGATGTGGTGGGGATTGCCACCGACCATTGCGTGCGGGCGACGGTGCTCGACGGCCTCGACGAGGGCTTCGAGGTGCGGGTGCTCACGGACTTGTGCGCGGCCGTCGATAAGCAACGCGGCGACGCCGCTTTCGCCGAAATGGTCGGCTCCGGCGCGCAACTGAGCTAAGGAACCGGCACCCCGCCGTAGAGCCGCTCCATCTCCGCCATCTCAGCGGTCTGGACCGTGATCATCTCGGCGGCCATATCGCGCAGGGGTTGGTAGCCGCCCCCATCGACCTCATCCTGCGTCATAGCGATGACTTCCTGGTGGTGGAAGTGCATAAGCTCCAAAAAGCGTGTGCGCAGCTGCTCGCCTTGCAGCGCGGCGTAGGACTCATACACCCCCGGGGAGACCATGCCATTGGCGATGTGGTGCGAATGCACCTCCATATCCGCATCAATCCCCCACTGCTGCGCCCACTCATTCATCTGGGCGTTCTCCGCCTCCTGGCCATCGCGAATACGCTCGGCGAGATCCCGAACCTCCGGGTCAGTGACATCCGAGGCGAGCAGGACGCTCGCCATGTCGATCGCCTGCTGATGGTGCGGTACCATCATCCCGAGGAAGTGGACGTCGGTGTCATTGGCCTCCGCCGGCATGGCACCGGTGCGCTCGGAGACCATGTTCTCGGCCTGCTGCGGTTCGGCCGGGTCAGCGGCGCACCCCGCCAGCAGGCCCACCGCGAGGAGAGCCGCCAGTATCCGCAAAATCCGCATGTTAGACGCTGTTAGACGCGGCCGGCAAGCATCCGCTGCAGCTCCTTGATGTCACTGCTGCGCTTGCGGTTACGCAGCACCACCAAGGTCACGATGCCCACGACGGCGACGCCCACACCAGCGAGAACCTTCTGCACCTGCGGGTCTTGAATCTTGAGGTAGGCCTCGCGCTTGGCGTCGTTGACCAGGTTCTGCGGCTTGCTGCGGGTCGCGAGCTCATCCAGGGTGCTGGCGAGCTGGCGACGGGTGCGCTCGATGTCGCGCTGGATATCATCAATATCTCGTGCCACTAGGATCTCCCGATTCACATTTTGCTTATGGACGTTCACGTTTTTACCCACGTTAGTGTAGCGCCCCTTCCCGGTGCACACGCAGGTATCCGCGCACGCAAACGGTATGGTGGAGGACATGACAGAACCCTCACGTCTTGCCGTTGGTGACAAGGCCCCAGATTTCTCCCTCCCCGACGACACCGGAGCGACCGTCTCCCTCAGCGACTACGCCGGTCAGCGGGTCCTCGTCTATTTCTACCCGCGGGCGAACACCCCCGGCTGCACGAAAGAGGCCTGCGATTTCCGCGATTCTCTCTCCCAGCTCAATGACCAGAACATCGCGGTCCTGGGCATCTCTCCCGACTCGCCTGCGAAGCTCGCCGCGTTCCGCGCTGATCACGACCTCACCTTCCTCATCCTAGCGGACGAAGACAAGGCCGTCATGAAGGCCTGGGGCGCATTCGGCGAGAAGAAGAACTACGGCAAGATCGTCCAGGGCGTCATCCGCTCCACCTTCCTCGTCGAGCCCGACGGCACCATCGGCCTCGCCCAGTACAACGTCCGCGCCACGGGCCACGTCGCACGCCTCTTGCACGACCTGGGATAGTCGCGCATGAGTGAAGACACGATTATCGACGCCGCCGCAGCCGACGCCACCGAGGAAGGCATCCTCGTTCCCCGGCGTCGACCCGCGCAGGCCCGCAGTCGGGAGAGGTTCAATCGCATCCTCACCGCCGCGCGGAGCGTGCTTGTCGACGTCGGCTTCGAATCCTTCACCTTCGATGAAGTCGCCCGCCGCGCCGGCGTGCCTATCGGCACGCTGTATCAGTTCTTCGCAAACAAATACGTCCTCATCTGCGAACTCGACCGGGTTGATACCGCCGAGAACGTCGCCGAGCTAAAGAAGTTCTCCGAGCGCGTCCCCGCCCTCCAGTGGCCGGACATCCTCGACGAGTTCATCGACCACCTCTCCCGCATGTGGCACGACGACCCCTCGCGCCGCGCTGTCTGGCACGCCGTCCAGTCCACGCCGACCACCCGCGCGACGGCCGCGGCGACGGAAAAGCAGATGCTCGACATCATCTCCGACGTCGTCGCCCCCCTCTCCCCCGCCTCCTCCCCGGAGGAGCGGCTCCAGCTGGCTGGCCTGCTCGTCCACACGGTGTCGTCCCTGCTCAACTATGCCGTGCGCGACGAATCCCACGACGATGACCGCTTCGAATCCATCGTCAACGAGATCAAGCGAATGCTCGTGGCGTACCTCTTCGCGGTGGCCACCGGCTAACTTATTTCCGGAAAGTGCTTGCCAAAGTGGAAAGTTATTTCTATACTTAGGGCTATGGAAACTCCCACTCCCGACAACGCCCGCATCCTCCTCGACTACGCCAACACCACCACCCGCCACGCCGCCGGCGTCTCACTCGCCTGGCTCTGCTACATCGCCCTCTGCGCCGGTGGCGCCATCGCCGCCATCGGCCTCGCATACGCCAACGTCACCGACTCGACCCCCCTCCCCGCCTGGATCGCCGGCGGCCTGTGGGTCGGCATCGGCGCCGCGTTCACCGCTGGGGCCACTGCCCTATCCCCGCCAACCCGCCGCGGCTTCAATGCCCGTTGGGGCATCATGATCGCCATCTGGGCCGTCCTGTGGGTCGGGGTCTCCTTCCTCAATTCTTCGTTCACCCTCGGCCACGGCATCGCCCTGGCAGCCGGTTTCATGGCCGCTGCAGTCCTCGGCCCCATCTGGGACATTGTCGCGGTGAACAAGAAGTGACCCACCCACGCACCCAGCTCAACCCCGCCTTCACCAACCCCCTGCGGTTCTCGCTCATGGCGACCCTCTCCGGCGTCACCGAGATCTCCTTCAAACAAGCCCGCGAGTACCTTCAGACCACCGACTCCACCCTCTCCAAGCACGCGTCCGCTCTCGAAGAGCTGGGTTTCGTCGCCGTAAAGAAATCCTTTATCGGCAAAAAACCCACCACCCGGCTAGCCCTCACCAAACAGGGCGAAATCGCCTGGCAGGATCACCTCACCGCCCTGCGAGCCATCGCCCTCTAGCCAGTCACCACCAGGCACGTCGCCGTCGCATAGTCACCATCATGGCTAATCGACAAGCTGGTCCGAATCTCCCCGATGCTGCCCCGCACAGCCTCCGCCACCAACCCCCGCGTATCGACGTCCACCCGTCCCCAACCGTCCGACCGAACCTCAATCTCCCGAAAGTCCACTGCCTCCGGCGACATCGCCGGAGGCCTTCCATATAAGGCCTGCGACCAAGCCTTAATAAAGGCCTCCTTGGCGGCCCAACGGCCCGCCAAATGCAGGGCCCGATCAGGGCGGGTCGTGGCGGTACGCAGCTCCAGTGCGGTGAAAACCTGGTCGAAGGTGGACCCGGGCATCGCTAATTGCTCCCGGAACCCCGGGACCGCGACGATATCGACTCCCACGAAAAACATGGCTTTATCGTTCCACATTCAGGATCAGGAGCATGACGTAATACAGCGCCGCCCACCCGCAGATGAGCATGAAGAACAACACCGCCGGCCAGATACTGGGCATATAGAACAACAACAGCGGCACGGCGGCCGCAACCGCCAGGGCGCCAAGGGTACGCGGCAGGAAACGGATGGCGCTAAGGACCGCGCTGACGAAAGTCTCGCGCAGGGGCTGGGGGTTGTGGGCGTGCAGGGGATAAAACCACACCGTGACCGCTGAGATAACGATCACCCCAGACAATACCGCGGCGGCAAACACGAAGGTCAGGGTGGAAGTCAGGCCCGCGCGCAGGATCACCGAAAGCTCGTAGACAGCGAACAACAACACCGCCGTTGAGATAAAACACCACGCCGTGACCGGCCGCCAGCCACGGGCAAACACCCGGAAAAACTGCTTACTCCGACTCGAACCTTCGCCCTCAATCATCGACCCCAACACCGCCGCCGCCGCCCGGCTCGCAGAGCCGGCGGTGACCAGCGGCAGGCTGGTGAGGATGAGTAGGGCGTTGACCACGACGACGTCGGCAAGCAACGAAAGCGCGGAGTAGAGGCGGCCGTCGAGACCCATCACCTTAGTTTGGCTATCCCTTCACGGCGCCGGCAGCGACGCCCTCGATGATGTACTTCTGGGCAGACATGTAGAAGACGATGATCGGGATGATCGCCAGGACCAGCATCGCCATCATCGCGCCCATATCTCGGTTGCCATGCGAGCCGACGAAGCTCTGGATGAGCACCGGAATGGTCTTGTACCGCGTCGACAGGCCGATAACCAGGTAAGGCAGGAGATAGTCGTTCCACACCCACATCGCGTTCAAGATTGCGACCGTGATCGCCGTGGGCTTGCACATCGGCAGCACCACCCTGAAGTAGTTCTGGAGGGGGGAGCAACCATCGATCATCGCTGCCTCCTCGATCTCCAGGGGAATGGACTTGATGAAGCCGACGAACATGAACACCGACAACCCGGAGCCGAAACCGAGGTAGAGCACCACGATGCCGATGGGGTTGGCGAGGTTAAGCATGTCGGCGATCTTGACCGTGGGGAACATCACCATCTGGAACGGGATGACCATGGAGAAGACGAACATGTAATACAAGGCGTTCGTCCACCACGTTTTCACGCGCACGATGTAATAGGCGGTGAGTGCCGAGAAAAACACGATCGCGATGACCGACAGAATGGTGATGGTAAACGACCAGACGATCGCCCAACCGAAACCCTGACGCATGAGGCCAGTGACGAAGTTCTCCAGGCCGACCCACATCTCACCGAGGGGGATGGAGAAGGGATCGTTGGCGATGGCGAACTTGTTCTTAAACGCGTTCATGAAGATGAAGACGATCGGGCCTAAGAACACGAGCGTTAAGAAGGCGAGCACCGCATAAATGAACAGTGCGGCGGGCCCGCGGCTAGTGGAGCGTGCCTTGGTGAGTGGCTTGTCCAGCGTTGGCGCGGTCATGCCTCGACCTCCCTACTTCTGGTCGCCCGCAGCTGGAAGAGGGCGAACACGACGACGACCACCACGAAGATGACGGCCTTGGCCTGGCCCACGCCCTCCACACCGATGCGGTTGAACATGGTGTTGACGATGTTGAGCGCGACCATTTCCGTCTGCGACTGGGGCGCGCCATTGGTTAGGGCGAGGTTCTGGTCGAACATCTTGAAGGTGTTGGACAGAGTGAGGAACAAACAGATGGTGATCGACGGCATCACCATCGGAATAGTGACATGGCGCAAAACAGTCCACTTGTTGGCACCGTCGATCTCTGCGGCTTCCACGAGCTCCGGGGGCACGTTTTGTAGACCGGCGATGTAGATGATCATCATGTAACCCACCAACTGCCAGTTGATGAGGATGATCAGGCCCGCGTAGCCGTACTTCCAATCGGCGACGATCGTGGTGCCGTAGTTAGCCAGCACGGCGTTGATCATCGACTGCCAGGTATAGCCCAACACGATGCCGCCGATGAGGTTGGGCATGAAGAATACGGTGCGAAAGAAGTTGGTGCCGGCCAGCTTCCTGGTCAAAACCCAGGCGATGGCGAAGGCGAAAAGGTTGACAGTGACCAGGGAAACCACCACGACGAGTGCGGTAAATCCGAAGGAACGGACGAACCCTTCGCGCTGCCCGAAGGCATCGACGTAGTTCTGCACGCCCACAAAAGAGGCGTCGGTGATGGTGGTGAAACTGGCGAAGGAAAGGAGGAAACCCATAATGAACGGCACCAGGAACGCGATGGCGAAAGCGATCAGCGTGGGCAGCACGAAGATGGGGAAATACTTCTTCAGTGATTTTTGCATCGAATATCCATTTCAGATACCGAGGAGTGCCGCTGACCGCCGCCTTGAGGGGGCGGCCAGCGGGCGGGACAAGTGACTTACTTCAGCGCGGCTTGTTCGGCTGCCCAGGAGTCACGGACGGTTTCAACGACCTGGTTCCAGTCCAGGTTACCGGTGGCATACTGCGCCAGGGCCTGGCCGAAATCATTCTTGAACTGCTGGGATGGGAAGTACTGGAAGTCCCACGGAATGGCGGTCTTGGTCGAATCGGCCATGTTGGCCGCGATCTCCTTGGCCAATGGATCGTCCGGAGTGTCGGCGACGGTGAAGCCCTCGAACGGGGCGATAAAGCCGAGATCGCTGACGACCAGCGCGCGGCCCTCGTCGGTAGTAAACAGCCAGTTGACGAAATCGCGAGAGGCTTCCTGGTCTAGCTCGGAGGCCTTAGCGTTGACGGCCAGGTAGTTCTCGGTGCCAATCGCCAGGCCCTGGGAGGCCTCATTGGGCAGGCCCATGTACATCGGCAGGTACTTGATCTTGTCCTTCTTGACCACGTTGCCGTTGACGTCGCTGATCTGGCTCCACGCCCAGTTACCGTTTTGGACCATCGCAGCCTGGCCAAGCGCGAACTCCGCCATCGAATCGGACACAGCCTTCGACGGGGTGAGAGTGCGCGGGACCGTGGAGTTGTCGAGGTACAGGTCGAAGAGGTTCTTAAACTCCGCGTTGTACTTGAACTCCAGCTCCGCCGGGCGGTTGTTGTCGAGATCGACGAACTCCTGGTGCACGGGCAGGTTGGCCAGGTGGGTCTGCCAACGCCATTCCTCGCCCGAAGCCAAAGAGGTGGCGGCGAACACGCCGTTGATGCCCAGCTCGTCGGCCTTGGACTGCATGTCCTCGGCGACGGCCTTGAGCTCGGTGAAGCTGTCGACCTCATTCAAGGAGCCAACGGGCGCGCCGGGGAGCGCGAAGTAGTTGTCGAAGATCTCCTCGTTGTAGATGATGCCGTAGCCCTCGACGGCGAACGGCAAGCCGTAGATCTTGCCGTCCTCGCCCTTCAGCGGGTCAATGTCCGCATTGAGCGCCTTGGTGGCGTCGAGGTCGGTGATGTCGGCGGCGTAGCTCTGCCAGGTTTGCAGGCCAACGGGGCCGTTGATCTGGAAGAGGGTGGGGGCATCGGACTTGGCGACCTCGGACTTCAAGGTCTGCTCGTAGGTGTTGGAGGCAGCGGTGACGACCTTGACGGGGACGCCGGTTTCCTCCGTGTACTTCTTGGCGATGGCCTGGTAGGCGGCGTCCTGTTCCGGCTTGAAATTGAGGAAGTAGACGTCCGCGGTGTCTTCACTGGAGCCGCAAGCCACAAGCGCCGAAGCGGCGAGGACGCTGGCCCCGAGGGTGCCTAAAAGGCGTGAAAACTTACTCATACTCATGATCTCCCTTGGAGGTGCTAAATGTGACGAACTTAAAAAAACACAAATGGTGTGAGTTGACAGTCACAACCTTACTCCAAGTTGGTCAATTACCAACTTCCCTATGAACAAAAGGCAGAACTGGAGTTCAGAGGTGCTTGGGCTCGTGCTATCTTGGGGCTAGATAAGTCACAGAACATCTGCCACTTGTCGTAGGTCATAATTCGTCTGGCCTGAAGTCCCTTACCCACCTCTCACTTACGGATCGTTCGGCGCGTACCCGCCGATGGAGGCATCACTTTTATGGGCAATGTCACGTTTAACAACGCCACCCGCCACTTCCCTGGCAACGACCGGCCCTCGGTCGACAAACTCAATCTAGAAATCGCCGAAGGCGAATTCCTCGTCGTCGTCGGCCCGTCCGGCTGCGGCAAGTCCACCGCCCTGCGCATGCTCGCGGGCCTGGAAGAAATCAACTCCGGCAGCATCCACATCGGCGGCAAAGACGTCACCAACGTCGCACCC
Coding sequences within:
- a CDS encoding glutaminase encodes the protein MQTPIPEYLADLLDDVRDQDGGDVSSYIPELAAADPSRLAIAFCTTSGHVYSAGDADVEFTIQSISKPFVYALAVQELGADAVAEVVGMEPSGEAFNELSLDDNDKRPVNPMINAGAIAVNQLINGEDSTVEERVEKIRDLFSRLAGRELTMDSGLCSSELEGADRNLSIAHMLRSYDIIHDDAHDAVTSYTSQCAILVTVRDLAIMAATLANGGTQPITGEQILDPKTCRLTLAVMSSAGMYDGAGRWMANVGIPARSGVAGGLIGNLPGQLGIATLSPRLDAQGNSHRGVKIFERLSEDMGMHLMSSDYYSAPGIRSITRDGDHTIIRLQGTINFSAAESILYELTSQKLGGTDMVLDVSRVTSFNLVGRRMVKEGLRRFREQGFDVAVYDPEGVLTDLEFSDGTTADTVGALS
- a CDS encoding nicotinamidase, with the translated sequence MPTKLNHMSSPATALIIVDVQNDFCPGGSLATEQGAEVARLIAEHVAHHGERYSHIVATQDWHIDPGSHFSEDPDFVDSWPVHCVAGSPGAELHEALHNTLIDALFRKGAYSAAYSGFEGAAEGGEGLAQWLRQRGVDKLDVVGIATDHCVRATVLDGLDEGFEVRVLTDLCAAVDKQRGDAAFAEMVGSGAQLS
- a CDS encoding DUF305 domain-containing protein; the encoded protein is MRILRILAALLAVGLLAGCAADPAEPQQAENMVSERTGAMPAEANDTDVHFLGMMVPHHQQAIDMASVLLASDVTDPEVRDLAERIRDGQEAENAQMNEWAQQWGIDADMEVHSHHIANGMVSPGVYESYAALQGEQLRTRFLELMHFHHQEVIAMTQDEVDGGGYQPLRDMAAEMITVQTAEMAEMERLYGGVPVP
- a CDS encoding DUF3618 domain-containing protein: MARDIDDIQRDIERTRRQLASTLDELATRSKPQNLVNDAKREAYLKIQDPQVQKVLAGVGVAVVGIVTLVVLRNRKRSSDIKELQRMLAGRV
- the bcp gene encoding thioredoxin-dependent thiol peroxidase — translated: MTEPSRLAVGDKAPDFSLPDDTGATVSLSDYAGQRVLVYFYPRANTPGCTKEACDFRDSLSQLNDQNIAVLGISPDSPAKLAAFRADHDLTFLILADEDKAVMKAWGAFGEKKNYGKIVQGVIRSTFLVEPDGTIGLAQYNVRATGHVARLLHDLG
- a CDS encoding TetR/AcrR family transcriptional regulator, with translation MSEDTIIDAAAADATEEGILVPRRRPAQARSRERFNRILTAARSVLVDVGFESFTFDEVARRAGVPIGTLYQFFANKYVLICELDRVDTAENVAELKKFSERVPALQWPDILDEFIDHLSRMWHDDPSRRAVWHAVQSTPTTRATAAATEKQMLDIISDVVAPLSPASSPEERLQLAGLLVHTVSSLLNYAVRDESHDDDRFESIVNEIKRMLVAYLFAVATG
- a CDS encoding transcriptional regulator, translating into MTHPRTQLNPAFTNPLRFSLMATLSGVTEISFKQAREYLQTTDSTLSKHASALEELGFVAVKKSFIGKKPTTRLALTKQGEIAWQDHLTALRAIAL
- the acpS gene encoding holo-ACP synthase AcpS, coding for MFFVGVDIVAVPGFREQLAMPGSTFDQVFTALELRTATTRPDRALHLAGRWAAKEAFIKAWSQALYGRPPAMSPEAVDFREIEVRSDGWGRVDVDTRGLVAEAVRGSIGEIRTSLSISHDGDYATATCLVVTG
- a CDS encoding DUF624 domain-containing protein; this encodes MGLDGRLYSALSLLADVVVVNALLILTSLPLVTAGSASRAAAAVLGSMIEGEGSSRSKQFFRVFARGWRPVTAWCFISTAVLLFAVYELSVILRAGLTSTLTFVFAAAVLSGVIVISAVTVWFYPLHAHNPQPLRETFVSAVLSAIRFLPRTLGALAVAAAVPLLLFYMPSIWPAVLFFMLICGWAALYYVMLLILNVER
- a CDS encoding carbohydrate ABC transporter permease, translating into MTAPTLDKPLTKARSTSRGPAALFIYAVLAFLTLVFLGPIVFIFMNAFKNKFAIANDPFSIPLGEMWVGLENFVTGLMRQGFGWAIVWSFTITILSVIAIVFFSALTAYYIVRVKTWWTNALYYMFVFSMVIPFQMVMFPTVKIADMLNLANPIGIVVLYLGFGSGLSVFMFVGFIKSIPLEIEEAAMIDGCSPLQNYFRVVLPMCKPTAITVAILNAMWVWNDYLLPYLVIGLSTRYKTIPVLIQSFVGSHGNRDMGAMMAMLVLAIIPIIVFYMSAQKYIIEGVAAGAVKG
- a CDS encoding carbohydrate ABC transporter permease gives rise to the protein MQKSLKKYFPIFVLPTLIAFAIAFLVPFIMGFLLSFASFTTITDASFVGVQNYVDAFGQREGFVRSFGFTALVVVVSLVTVNLFAFAIAWVLTRKLAGTNFFRTVFFMPNLIGGIVLGYTWQSMINAVLANYGTTIVADWKYGYAGLIILINWQLVGYMMIIYIAGLQNVPPELVEAAEIDGANKWTVLRHVTIPMVMPSITICLFLTLSNTFKMFDQNLALTNGAPQSQTEMVALNIVNTMFNRIGVEGVGQAKAVIFVVVVVVFALFQLRATRSREVEA
- a CDS encoding ABC transporter substrate-binding protein; this encodes MSKFSRLLGTLGASVLAASALVACGSSEDTADVYFLNFKPEQDAAYQAIAKKYTEETGVPVKVVTAASNTYEQTLKSEVAKSDAPTLFQINGPVGLQTWQSYAADITDLDATKALNADIDPLKGEDGKIYGLPFAVEGYGIIYNEEIFDNYFALPGAPVGSLNEVDSFTELKAVAEDMQSKADELGINGVFAATSLASGEEWRWQTHLANLPVHQEFVDLDNNRPAELEFKYNAEFKNLFDLYLDNSTVPRTLTPSKAVSDSMAEFALGQAAMVQNGNWAWSQISDVNGNVVKKDKIKYLPMYMGLPNEASQGLAIGTENYLAVNAKASELDQEASRDFVNWLFTTDEGRALVVSDLGFIAPFEGFTVADTPDDPLAKEIAANMADSTKTAIPWDFQYFPSQQFKNDFGQALAQYATGNLDWNQVVETVRDSWAAEQAALK